A single Thiohalobacter thiocyanaticus DNA region contains:
- a CDS encoding AP2 domain-containing protein: MPSINTVIKQLGDTYLTIADYHNSKGVWVRIVKNGELLEPAFFSLAQYGSFDKAKKAAIRYRNQLVRKYNVIPRKLRAAGPYANYRETDPRNFTGVVGVGLQLHEKDGYYHATWKAQWYRKDTGLKTRSLSIAKHGYKTAFRTLVRKRFEETGQDVKRLPSAPDRKAMAAHLKERLGPKWRSLISPKWDQWWDGR; the protein is encoded by the coding sequence ATGCCTTCAATCAATACCGTCATCAAGCAACTCGGAGACACCTACCTCACCATCGCCGACTACCACAACTCCAAGGGTGTCTGGGTACGCATCGTCAAGAATGGTGAGCTGCTCGAACCGGCGTTCTTTTCCCTGGCCCAGTATGGCTCGTTCGACAAGGCCAAAAAGGCCGCCATCCGCTACCGCAACCAGCTGGTGCGCAAGTACAACGTGATTCCGCGCAAGCTGCGCGCGGCCGGGCCCTATGCCAACTATCGCGAAACCGATCCGCGCAACTTCACCGGCGTTGTGGGTGTAGGTCTGCAGCTGCACGAGAAGGACGGTTACTACCATGCGACCTGGAAGGCCCAGTGGTACCGCAAGGACACCGGCCTCAAGACCCGCAGCCTGTCGATCGCCAAGCACGGTTACAAGACAGCCTTCCGCACCCTGGTCAGGAAGCGGTTCGAGGAAACCGGCCAGGACGTCAAGCGCCTGCCGAGCGCCCCCGATCGCAAGGCGATGGCGGCGCACCTGAAGGAGCGCCTGGGTCCGAAATGGCGCAGTCTGATCAGCCCCAAATGGGACCAGTGGTGGGACGGGCGTTGA
- the rimP gene encoding ribosome maturation factor RimP: MRNDPFKLRELLEPAVRALGYELVGIEYHPSGKHSVLRIYIDSEAGITLDDCTAVSHQVSGILDVEDPVPGQYSLEISSPGLDRPLFQAADFERFRGNRVKLRTRLPVGGQRKFTGLLQGLRQEDVVIVDDKGNEVCLPLDQIEQARLVPEFQG, encoded by the coding sequence ATGCGCAATGATCCGTTCAAGCTGCGGGAACTGCTGGAACCTGCGGTGCGCGCACTGGGTTACGAGCTGGTGGGGATCGAGTATCACCCCAGCGGCAAACACAGCGTGCTGCGTATATATATAGACAGTGAGGCCGGCATTACGCTGGACGACTGCACCGCGGTGAGTCATCAGGTCAGCGGCATCCTCGACGTGGAGGATCCGGTGCCGGGCCAGTACAGCCTGGAGATTTCCTCCCCGGGGCTTGACCGGCCGCTGTTCCAGGCCGCGGACTTTGAGCGCTTCCGGGGCAACAGGGTAAAGCTGCGTACGCGTCTGCCGGTGGGCGGGCAGCGCAAGTTCACCGGCCTGCTGCAGGGACTGCGGCAGGAGGATGTCGTCATCGTCGACGACAAGGGCAATGAAGTGTGCCTACCGCTGGATCAGATCGAGCAGGCACGATTGGTCCCTGAATTTCAGGGGTAA
- the nusA gene encoding transcription termination factor NusA: MSKDILMVVDAVSNEKGVDKEIIFQAIEAALASATKKRHGGGIDARVAIDRRTGDYETFRRWLVVDDEDENFESPDYQVLYTRAQQLQPGIEVGDYIEEPIESEEFGRIAAQTAKQVIVQKVREAERAQVVEAYEDKKGTLVNGTVKRVERGNVHLDLGEGVEAFIPREWMIPRESVRPGDRLRGFLVDVRSEPRGPQLFVSRVAPQFLIELFTIEVPEIGQELIEILGAARDPGLRAKIAVRSLDPRIDPVGACVGMRGSRVQAVSNELAGERVDIILWDENPAQFVINAMSPAEVVSIVVDEDTHSMDIAVAEEQLSQAIGRGGQNVRLASQLSGWELNVMTVEDAEQKSEQEAQQLQQMFMEQLDVDEEIAAILVQEGFSSIDEIAYVPASELVQVEEFDEEIVEELRGRARDVLLTKAIQSEEQMPDTEPAQDLLDLEGMDQDLAYKLAAKGVCTQEDLAELAVDELQEIAEDMDEDRAGALIMAARAPWFAEEQQG, encoded by the coding sequence ATGAGCAAAGACATTTTAATGGTGGTCGACGCCGTCTCGAACGAGAAGGGCGTCGATAAAGAAATCATCTTCCAGGCCATCGAAGCGGCGCTGGCGTCCGCCACGAAGAAGCGTCACGGCGGCGGCATCGATGCGCGCGTGGCAATCGACCGCAGGACGGGGGACTACGAGACCTTCCGCCGCTGGCTGGTCGTCGACGACGAGGATGAGAATTTCGAATCCCCCGACTACCAGGTGCTCTACACCCGCGCGCAGCAGCTGCAGCCGGGCATCGAGGTGGGCGACTATATAGAAGAGCCGATCGAGTCCGAGGAATTCGGCCGCATCGCCGCCCAGACCGCCAAGCAGGTCATCGTGCAGAAGGTGCGCGAGGCCGAGCGGGCGCAGGTGGTGGAGGCCTACGAGGACAAGAAGGGCACGTTGGTCAACGGCACCGTCAAGCGGGTCGAGCGTGGCAATGTCCACCTGGATCTGGGCGAGGGCGTTGAGGCCTTCATCCCGCGCGAGTGGATGATCCCGCGCGAGTCGGTTCGCCCGGGTGACCGCCTGCGCGGCTTCCTGGTCGATGTGCGTTCCGAGCCGCGCGGCCCGCAGCTGTTCGTCAGCCGCGTCGCGCCGCAGTTTCTGATCGAACTGTTCACTATCGAGGTGCCGGAGATCGGCCAGGAACTGATCGAAATCCTGGGCGCGGCGCGCGATCCCGGCCTGCGCGCCAAGATCGCGGTGCGCTCGCTGGATCCGCGCATCGATCCGGTCGGCGCCTGCGTGGGCATGCGCGGCTCGCGCGTGCAGGCCGTGTCCAATGAACTGGCCGGCGAGCGTGTCGACATCATTCTCTGGGACGAGAATCCGGCCCAGTTCGTCATCAACGCCATGTCGCCGGCCGAGGTGGTCTCGATCGTGGTGGACGAGGATACCCACAGCATGGACATCGCGGTGGCCGAGGAGCAGCTCTCGCAGGCCATCGGCCGCGGCGGCCAGAACGTGCGCCTGGCCAGCCAGCTTTCCGGCTGGGAGCTCAACGTGATGACGGTGGAAGACGCCGAGCAGAAGAGCGAGCAGGAGGCCCAGCAGCTGCAGCAGATGTTCATGGAGCAGCTGGACGTCGACGAGGAGATCGCCGCCATCCTGGTGCAGGAAGGCTTTTCCAGCATCGACGAGATCGCCTATGTGCCGGCCTCGGAGCTGGTTCAGGTCGAGGAGTTCGACGAGGAGATCGTCGAGGAGCTGCGCGGGCGTGCCCGTGACGTGCTCCTGACCAAGGCGATCCAGAGCGAGGAGCAGATGCCGGACACCGAGCCGGCTCAGGATCTGCTCGATCTGGAGGGCATGGATCAGGATCTGGCCTACAAGCTGGCGGCCAAGGGTGTGTGCACCCAGGAGGACCTGGCCGAGCTTGCCGTCGACGAGTTGCAGGAAATCGCAGAGGATATGGACGAAGATCGCGCCGGTGCCCTGATCATGGCCGCGCGCGCTCCCTGGTTCGCGGAAGAGCAGCAGGGTTAA
- the infB gene encoding translation initiation factor IF-2, translating into MSEVTVKQFAEVVGIPVDRLLTQLGNAGISVGGADDTISDDEKMELLAYLRKSHGKLGKQEESGPKKITLKRKTHSELKVPSAQGRTTTTKTVTVEVRKKRTYVKRSDILEEEEKRLQAEAEERARQEAEEAAARKAEEERKAKEEAERQAREEAERKQAEEAAAREAEAQRIVEEQARQQAAEAKPGAAPEADKGKGKKQPKHKRHAEPAADEDRKQSRKYGREELHVSADKSGKRRKKSRQRSVSLSSSDKHGFEKPTAPIVREVGIPESITVAELAQKMSVKAAELIKVLMKMGVMATINEVLDQETAQLIVEEMGHKPKLLSENEIEEELVQTEVEGERVSRAPVVTIMGHVDHGKTSLLDYIRRTKVAAGEAGGITQHIGAYHVDTDKGSISFLDTPGHAAFTAMRARGAQITDIVILVVAADDGVMPQTEEAIQHARAAGVPLVVAVNKIDKPEADPDRVKNELAQHEVIPEDWGGDTQFVNVSAHTGEGVDQLLEAVLLQAEVMELKAVIDCPANGVIIESSLDRGRGPVATVLVRNGILHKGDVILSGSEYGRVRAMFDEKGEQIEEAGPTIPALVLGLSGTPNAGDDVMVVKDERKAREVASFRQDKSRDTRLARQKQARLDEVFNQMSEGEVSDVNLVLKADVQGSLEALRDALTKLSNDEVRVKVVSGGVGGINESDVNLAAASGAIMIGFNVRADAAARRLVEEQGVDLHYYSVIYDAIDEVKKAISGLLSPEIREEIIGLAEVKDVFRSSKFGAIAGSMVVEGVVRRSAPIRVLRDNVVVYEGELESLRRHKDDVSEVRAGTECGIGVKDYNDVKPGDQIEVFERTEVSRTV; encoded by the coding sequence ATGTCGGAAGTCACAGTCAAACAATTCGCTGAAGTCGTCGGGATTCCGGTCGACCGCCTGCTCACCCAGCTCGGCAACGCCGGGATCAGTGTGGGTGGCGCGGACGACACCATCTCCGACGACGAGAAGATGGAATTGTTGGCCTATCTGCGCAAGAGCCACGGCAAGCTGGGCAAGCAGGAAGAGTCCGGGCCGAAGAAGATCACGCTCAAGCGCAAGACCCACAGTGAACTGAAGGTCCCCTCGGCCCAGGGTCGCACCACCACGACCAAGACGGTCACGGTCGAAGTGCGCAAGAAGCGCACCTACGTCAAGCGCAGCGACATCCTGGAGGAAGAGGAGAAGCGGCTGCAGGCCGAGGCCGAGGAACGCGCCCGTCAGGAGGCCGAGGAGGCCGCCGCACGCAAGGCCGAGGAAGAACGCAAGGCGAAGGAAGAGGCCGAGCGCCAGGCCCGTGAGGAGGCCGAGCGCAAGCAGGCCGAGGAAGCGGCCGCGCGCGAGGCCGAGGCTCAGCGCATTGTCGAGGAACAGGCGCGCCAGCAGGCCGCCGAGGCCAAGCCGGGGGCCGCGCCGGAAGCCGACAAGGGCAAGGGCAAGAAGCAGCCCAAGCACAAGCGCCATGCCGAGCCGGCCGCGGATGAAGACCGCAAGCAGAGCCGCAAGTACGGCCGCGAGGAATTGCACGTCTCCGCCGACAAGAGCGGCAAGCGGCGCAAGAAATCGCGCCAGAGGTCGGTTTCCCTCAGCAGTTCCGACAAGCACGGCTTCGAGAAGCCGACCGCGCCGATTGTGCGTGAGGTCGGCATCCCCGAGAGCATCACGGTCGCCGAACTGGCGCAGAAGATGTCGGTCAAGGCCGCCGAGCTGATCAAGGTACTCATGAAGATGGGCGTGATGGCGACCATCAACGAGGTGCTTGACCAGGAAACCGCTCAGCTCATCGTCGAGGAAATGGGCCACAAGCCCAAGCTGCTCAGCGAGAACGAGATCGAGGAGGAACTGGTGCAGACCGAGGTCGAGGGCGAACGGGTTTCCCGCGCTCCGGTCGTGACCATCATGGGCCACGTCGATCACGGCAAGACCTCGCTGCTCGACTACATCCGCCGTACCAAGGTGGCTGCGGGCGAGGCCGGCGGGATCACTCAGCACATCGGTGCCTATCACGTCGACACCGACAAGGGCAGCATCTCCTTCCTGGATACACCGGGCCATGCGGCCTTTACCGCCATGCGCGCCCGCGGTGCCCAGATCACGGATATCGTCATCCTGGTGGTGGCTGCCGATGACGGCGTCATGCCGCAGACCGAGGAGGCCATCCAGCACGCCAGGGCCGCCGGCGTGCCGCTGGTGGTGGCGGTGAACAAGATCGACAAGCCCGAGGCCGATCCGGACCGGGTCAAGAACGAACTCGCCCAGCACGAGGTCATTCCCGAGGACTGGGGCGGCGACACCCAGTTCGTCAATGTCTCCGCCCACACCGGCGAGGGCGTCGACCAGCTGCTCGAGGCGGTGCTGCTGCAGGCCGAAGTGATGGAACTCAAGGCGGTCATCGACTGCCCGGCCAATGGCGTGATCATCGAATCCAGCCTTGACCGCGGGCGCGGTCCGGTCGCCACCGTGCTGGTGCGCAACGGCATTCTGCACAAGGGCGACGTGATCCTGAGCGGCAGTGAGTATGGCCGCGTGCGTGCCATGTTCGACGAGAAGGGTGAGCAGATCGAAGAGGCCGGTCCGACCATTCCGGCGCTGGTGCTGGGTTTGTCCGGCACCCCCAACGCCGGCGATGATGTCATGGTGGTCAAGGACGAGCGCAAGGCGCGCGAAGTGGCCAGCTTCCGCCAGGACAAGTCCCGCGACACCCGCCTGGCCCGCCAGAAGCAGGCGCGTCTGGACGAGGTCTTCAATCAGATGAGCGAGGGCGAGGTCAGCGACGTCAACCTGGTGCTCAAGGCCGACGTTCAGGGCAGCCTGGAGGCGCTACGCGATGCCTTGACCAAACTGTCCAACGACGAGGTCCGGGTCAAGGTGGTCTCCGGGGGCGTCGGCGGCATCAACGAGTCCGACGTCAACCTGGCCGCCGCCTCCGGCGCCATCATGATCGGCTTCAATGTCCGTGCCGATGCCGCCGCCCGCAGGCTGGTCGAGGAGCAGGGCGTCGACCTGCACTATTACAGTGTCATCTACGACGCTATCGACGAGGTCAAGAAGGCCATCAGCGGACTGCTTTCGCCCGAGATCCGCGAGGAGATCATCGGCCTGGCCGAGGTCAAGGACGTGTTCCGTTCCTCCAAGTTCGGTGCCATCGCCGGTTCCATGGTGGTCGAGGGTGTGGTCCGGCGCAGCGCGCCCATCCGCGTGCTGCGCGACAACGTGGTCGTCTACGAGGGCGAGCTGGAGTCCCTGCGCCGCCACAAGGACGATGTCAGCGAGGTGCGGGCCGGCACCGAGTGCGGCATCGGCGTGAAGGACTACAATGATGTCAAGCCCGGCGACCAGATCGAGGTCTTCGAGCGTACCGAGGTGAGCCGCACGGTCTGA
- the rbfA gene encoding 30S ribosome-binding factor RbfA, producing the protein MPKDYPRTRRVGEQIQRELAMLVREEIKDPRLGMTTVSAVHVSRDFSHAKVYITVLGDAEVQRQSLEVLRRAAGFLRRELGRRMLTRTVPELHFVYDESIERGSRLDALIEQAVTEDKARHRD; encoded by the coding sequence ATGCCCAAAGACTATCCACGAACCCGCCGTGTCGGCGAACAGATCCAGCGAGAACTGGCCATGCTCGTGCGCGAGGAGATCAAGGATCCGCGCCTGGGTATGACCACCGTCTCGGCAGTCCATGTGTCGCGCGATTTCAGCCATGCCAAGGTCTACATAACGGTACTGGGTGATGCCGAGGTGCAGCGTCAGTCGCTGGAGGTGCTGCGACGGGCCGCCGGTTTCCTGCGTCGGGAACTGGGCCGGCGCATGCTGACCCGCACCGTTCCCGAACTGCATTTCGTCTATGACGAGTCCATCGAACGCGGCAGCCGCCTGGATGCGCTGATCGAGCAGGCCGTGACCGAGGACAAGGCCCGGCACCGGGACTAG
- the truB gene encoding tRNA pseudouridine(55) synthase TruB, with the protein MARHRPKGRNVNGILLLDKPTGITSNEALQSVKRLFKARKAGHTGSLDPLASGLLPICLGEATKASGFLLDADKHYQVRCKLGEKTATGDAEGEVTETRPVEGIDAARLESVLAGFRGEIVQIPPMYSAVKHQGQRLYKLARQGVEVEREPRHVTIHKLILESMDLPFFDLDVHCTKGTYVRTLAEDIGEALGCGAHVAALRRLGVGPYDSEKMVTLEKLKELSEDGFEDLDALLLPIESALAQWPDVRLNDDAAYYVRQGQPVQVPHAPTSGWVRMYQNGDRFLGMGQILDDGRVAPRRLMGAR; encoded by the coding sequence ATGGCGCGTCATCGTCCCAAGGGCAGAAACGTCAACGGCATCCTGTTGCTGGACAAGCCCACCGGTATCACATCCAACGAGGCGTTGCAGAGCGTCAAACGACTGTTCAAGGCCCGCAAGGCCGGGCATACCGGCAGCCTGGATCCGCTTGCCAGCGGCCTGCTGCCCATCTGCCTGGGCGAGGCGACCAAGGCCTCAGGCTTTCTGCTGGACGCCGACAAGCACTATCAGGTGCGCTGCAAGCTGGGCGAGAAGACCGCCACCGGCGATGCCGAGGGCGAGGTGACCGAGACCCGGCCGGTCGAGGGCATCGACGCTGCCCGCCTTGAGTCAGTGCTGGCCGGCTTCCGCGGCGAGATCGTCCAGATTCCGCCCATGTACTCGGCCGTCAAGCACCAGGGGCAGCGGCTGTACAAGCTGGCCCGTCAGGGGGTGGAGGTCGAACGTGAACCCCGGCATGTGACCATTCACAAGCTGATCCTCGAATCGATGGATCTGCCTTTCTTCGACCTCGATGTCCACTGCACCAAGGGCACCTATGTGCGCACCCTGGCCGAGGATATCGGTGAGGCGCTCGGCTGCGGCGCCCACGTCGCCGCCCTGAGGCGCCTGGGCGTGGGGCCGTATGACAGCGAAAAAATGGTGACTTTGGAAAAGCTTAAGGAACTGTCTGAAGATGGTTTCGAGGATCTGGACGCGCTCCTGCTACCGATCGAGAGCGCCCTGGCCCAGTGGCCGGATGTCCGGCTCAATGACGATGCCGCCTACTATGTGCGTCAGGGCCAGCCGGTGCAGGTGCCGCATGCCCCCACCAGCGGATGGGTGCGCATGTACCAGAATGGCGACCGCTTCCTCGGCATGGGCCAGATCCTGGATGACGGCCGGGTCGCCCCCCGCCGCTTGATGGGTGCCCGCTGA
- the rpsO gene encoding 30S ribosomal protein S15: MSSLSAEQKSEIVKDFQQAPEDTGSPEVQVALLSARITHLQDHFSAHKQDHHSRRGLLRMVNQRRKLLDYLKRKDTKRYQDLISRLGLRR, translated from the coding sequence ATGTCATCACTGTCGGCTGAACAGAAGAGCGAAATCGTCAAGGATTTCCAGCAGGCGCCGGAAGATACCGGTTCGCCCGAGGTGCAGGTTGCGCTGCTGTCCGCGCGCATCACCCACCTGCAGGACCACTTCTCCGCTCACAAGCAGGATCACCATTCCCGCCGCGGTCTGCTGCGCATGGTCAATCAGCGCCGCAAGCTGCTGGATTACCTCAAGCGCAAGGACACCAAGCGTTACCAGGACCTGATCAGTCGTCTGGGTCTGCGTCGCTGA
- the pnp gene encoding polyribonucleotide nucleotidyltransferase codes for MSLVKKSFQFGEHNVTLETGEIARQATGAVMVNMDETVVLVTVVGNKKAMEGRDFFPLTVDYQERTYSAGKIPGGFFRREGRPSENETLVSRLIDRPIRPLFPKGFTNEVQVVATVLSLNPEVDPDIPSLIGTSAALSISGLPFNGPIGAARVGYIDGNYVLNPTHSQLEESQLDLVVAGTANAVLMVESEARELSEETMLGAVMYGHEQFQAAINAINELKAEAGKPVWELTAAATDTDVADAVAAAGREALTEAYQIAEKMDRYGRLDAVREEIVQKLCGEGADPAFDEAAVQSAIEKLEKRIVRDRILAGEKRIDGRDTKTVRPITIRTGVLPRVHGSALFTRGETQALVVTTLGTARDAQIIDAIQGERREHFMLHYNFPPYCVGETGRVGSPKRREIGHGRLAKRGVAAVMPPQEGFPYSIRVVSEITESNGSSSMASVCGSSLAMMDAGVPIKAPVAGVAMGLIKEGDNYAVLTDIMGDEDHLGDMDFKVAGTSDGVTALQMDIKIDGITREIMEVALEQAHQGRLHILGEMNKVISAPREDMSKFAPRYITMKINPDKIRDVIGKGGATIRAITEETGTSVDIDDNGNVKIASIDATAGEEARKRIEQLTADVEVGKIYEGKVVKLMDFGAFVTILPGKDGLVHISQICEERVQNVSDKLSEGDVVRVKVLEVDKQGRIRLSMKAVNE; via the coding sequence GTGAGTTTAGTCAAAAAGAGCTTTCAGTTCGGTGAGCACAACGTAACCCTGGAGACCGGCGAGATCGCCCGCCAGGCCACCGGGGCCGTGATGGTCAACATGGACGAGACCGTGGTGCTGGTCACCGTGGTCGGCAACAAGAAGGCGATGGAAGGGCGCGACTTCTTCCCGCTGACGGTGGACTACCAGGAACGTACCTATTCGGCGGGCAAGATCCCGGGCGGTTTCTTCCGGCGCGAGGGCAGGCCGAGCGAGAACGAGACTCTGGTATCCCGCCTCATTGACCGCCCGATCCGTCCGCTCTTTCCCAAAGGTTTCACCAACGAAGTCCAGGTCGTCGCCACTGTTCTCTCCCTGAATCCCGAAGTCGACCCGGATATACCTTCCCTGATCGGCACCTCCGCCGCGCTCAGCATCTCCGGTCTGCCCTTCAACGGCCCCATCGGTGCCGCCCGGGTCGGCTACATCGACGGCAACTACGTACTCAACCCGACCCATAGCCAGCTGGAAGAGTCCCAACTCGACCTGGTGGTGGCCGGCACGGCCAATGCCGTGCTGATGGTCGAGTCCGAAGCCAGGGAGTTGTCCGAGGAGACCATGCTCGGGGCGGTCATGTACGGCCACGAACAGTTCCAGGCGGCCATCAACGCCATCAACGAGCTCAAGGCCGAGGCCGGCAAGCCGGTCTGGGAACTGACCGCGGCCGCTACCGATACCGACGTGGCCGATGCCGTGGCCGCCGCCGGCAGGGAGGCGCTGACCGAGGCCTACCAGATCGCCGAGAAAATGGATCGCTACGGCCGTCTGGATGCCGTGCGCGAGGAGATCGTCCAGAAGCTGTGCGGCGAGGGTGCCGATCCGGCCTTCGATGAGGCCGCCGTGCAGTCCGCCATCGAGAAGCTGGAAAAACGCATCGTACGTGATCGCATCCTGGCGGGTGAGAAGCGCATCGACGGCCGCGACACTAAGACTGTACGCCCGATCACCATCCGCACCGGCGTGCTGCCCCGCGTTCACGGCTCGGCCCTGTTCACCCGCGGCGAGACCCAGGCCCTGGTGGTCACTACCCTGGGCACGGCTCGCGACGCCCAGATCATCGACGCCATTCAGGGCGAGCGCCGTGAGCACTTCATGCTGCATTACAATTTTCCGCCTTACTGCGTGGGCGAGACCGGCCGCGTGGGCTCGCCCAAGCGCCGCGAGATCGGCCACGGCCGGCTGGCCAAGCGCGGCGTGGCCGCAGTGATGCCGCCCCAGGAAGGCTTCCCCTACAGCATCCGCGTGGTCTCCGAGATCACCGAATCCAACGGCTCCAGTTCCATGGCCAGCGTGTGCGGCAGCAGCCTGGCGATGATGGACGCCGGGGTGCCGATCAAGGCGCCGGTGGCGGGTGTGGCCATGGGCCTGATCAAGGAAGGTGACAACTATGCCGTGCTGACCGACATCATGGGCGACGAGGATCATCTCGGCGACATGGACTTCAAGGTGGCCGGCACCAGCGATGGCGTGACCGCGCTGCAGATGGACATCAAGATCGACGGCATCACACGCGAGATCATGGAGGTGGCGCTGGAACAGGCCCATCAGGGCCGGCTGCACATCCTGGGCGAGATGAACAAGGTCATCTCCGCGCCGCGCGAGGACATGTCCAAGTTCGCGCCGCGCTACATCACCATGAAGATCAATCCGGACAAGATCCGCGACGTGATCGGCAAGGGCGGTGCCACCATCCGCGCCATCACCGAGGAGACCGGCACCAGCGTCGACATCGACGACAATGGCAACGTGAAGATCGCCTCCATCGATGCCACCGCCGGTGAGGAAGCGCGCAAGCGCATCGAACAGCTGACCGCCGACGTCGAGGTGGGCAAGATCTACGAGGGCAAGGTGGTCAAGCTGATGGACTTCGGCGCATTCGTGACCATCCTGCCCGGCAAGGACGGCCTGGTGCACATCTCCCAGATCTGCGAGGAGCGCGTGCAGAACGTCAGCGACAAGCTGAGTGAGGGCGACGTGGTCAGGGTCAAGGTGCTGGAAGTGGACAAGCAGGGCCGCATCCGCCTGAGCATGAAGGCCGTCAACGAGTAA
- a CDS encoding putative ABC transporter permease, protein MQTDTHVFLIGILCGLIFLGFSWVLNRRLMRGPFRIDALEVGLYAATVFLVAVTCEILVNSGYEALVGRKLWEYRILPLYDGDISLLAFIIWPVYGVHLYFFRQVLAKRLPKQFNRDRIYAIVIGLDAPLFYEVCGNLLFLLLLGEYYAYYLPGELFHLTSVQVIPIYMVFIYLGMKILDWFMRVRFYRWPWIVYLMGLLVVSSAYAW, encoded by the coding sequence ATGCAGACTGATACCCATGTATTCCTGATCGGTATCCTGTGCGGCCTGATCTTTCTCGGGTTTTCCTGGGTGTTGAACCGGCGCTTGATGCGCGGCCCCTTTCGTATCGATGCACTGGAAGTCGGCTTGTATGCCGCTACCGTGTTTCTTGTTGCGGTAACTTGCGAAATTCTGGTTAATTCCGGTTATGAAGCCCTGGTTGGCCGCAAACTGTGGGAATACCGGATCCTCCCCCTGTATGACGGCGACATCTCCCTGCTGGCATTCATCATCTGGCCTGTCTATGGTGTGCATCTGTATTTTTTTCGGCAGGTGCTGGCAAAACGCTTGCCGAAGCAATTCAACAGAGACCGCATCTATGCGATCGTGATAGGCCTTGACGCCCCCCTGTTCTACGAAGTCTGCGGCAATCTTCTGTTTCTCCTGCTTCTGGGCGAATACTACGCCTACTATCTTCCGGGCGAATTATTCCACCTGACATCGGTTCAGGTCATTCCGATATATATGGTATTCATTTATCTGGGGATGAAGATTCTGGATTGGTTCATGCGGGTTCGGTTCTACCGGTGGCCCTGGATTGTGTATTTAATGGGGCTGTTGGTGGTATCCAGTGCCTATGCCTGGTAG
- a CDS encoding WD40 repeat domain-containing protein translates to MNGLKSLFIVSFAFVSHLSLNQAHAGAEDIYAVQFSADGRHLVTGGSGGNSLEYDENFSGGIKLWDVSSGKLVKAFGQQADIQTIFGEQHGRVGKRRWNIHSFKDIVVSGNYPDGKVVLLPSSLGRIQDRTDVQLPDLIGGYFNLDSRQPARIPLSAKHQASGCDAENAYEFVGPVAASDNGRYAAVVVNTCKSENDRPVPIAQYDSTLHIVDLQDMSIKRTVEKLDSGIYAIGVANHGERVAYVGRDQFAVLDLKDQDKRVIEEYPDAVYQVPRQFSTLYFNEEATRLVSLHFIYDIETGNEKELAWSENSAVNKGRTSSVSVSPDLNYFVLVKPKRSFITFDEKGLPRSYGKADKVFVVDVQTGEERELQVTDARTEGKRCATDVSPDSRRVAVACAGGLIKVFDASSGNLVWEQRNVGYKRHDLDKNLIKVQHDAPARPLYSYIQTMHTRMN, encoded by the coding sequence ATGAATGGCCTGAAATCTCTCTTTATTGTCAGCTTCGCCTTCGTCAGCCATCTCAGCCTCAATCAGGCCCATGCCGGCGCCGAGGACATTTATGCCGTACAGTTCTCCGCCGATGGCAGGCATCTGGTGACGGGTGGCTCCGGCGGCAACAGCCTCGAATATGACGAGAATTTCAGTGGCGGCATCAAGCTGTGGGATGTAAGCAGCGGCAAGCTGGTCAAGGCCTTCGGTCAGCAGGCGGATATACAGACCATCTTCGGTGAGCAGCACGGCCGGGTCGGCAAACGCCGCTGGAACATCCACAGCTTCAAGGACATCGTCGTCTCCGGCAACTATCCGGACGGCAAGGTGGTACTGCTGCCGAGCTCGCTGGGCCGGATCCAGGATCGCACCGACGTACAGCTGCCGGATCTGATCGGCGGTTATTTCAATCTTGACAGCAGGCAGCCGGCCCGCATCCCCTTGAGTGCCAAGCATCAGGCCAGCGGCTGCGATGCGGAAAACGCCTATGAATTCGTCGGCCCCGTCGCCGCCTCTGACAACGGCCGTTATGCCGCCGTCGTCGTCAACACCTGTAAGTCCGAAAACGACCGTCCGGTGCCCATCGCCCAGTACGATTCCACCCTGCATATCGTCGACCTGCAGGACATGAGCATCAAACGCACAGTGGAAAAGCTGGACTCGGGGATCTACGCCATCGGCGTGGCGAATCACGGCGAGCGTGTCGCCTACGTGGGTCGCGACCAGTTCGCCGTACTCGACCTGAAAGATCAGGACAAGCGCGTCATCGAGGAATATCCCGATGCGGTGTATCAGGTACCACGCCAGTTCAGCACCCTTTACTTCAATGAAGAGGCCACCCGTCTGGTGTCCCTGCACTTCATCTATGACATCGAAACCGGTAACGAGAAAGAGCTGGCCTGGAGTGAGAATTCGGCCGTCAACAAGGGCCGCACTTCCTCTGTCAGTGTCTCGCCCGATCTCAACTATTTCGTGCTGGTCAAGCCCAAGCGCTCCTTCATCACTTTCGACGAGAAGGGTCTGCCGCGCTCCTACGGCAAGGCCGACAAGGTCTTCGTGGTGGACGTCCAGACCGGCGAAGAGCGGGAACTGCAGGTAACCGACGCCCGCACCGAGGGCAAGCGCTGCGCCACCGATGTCTCGCCTGACAGCCGCCGCGTCGCCGTGGCCTGTGCCGGCGGTCTGATCAAGGTCTTCGACGCCAGTTCCGGAAACCTGGTGTGGGAACAGCGCAACGTAGGCTACAAGCGCCATGATCTGGACAAGAACCTGATCAAGGTACAGCATGATGCGCCGGCCCGGCCGCTGTATTCATACATCCAGACGATGCACACCCGGATGAACTGA